In Methanobacterium sp., the genomic window ATTTACATAGTCAAAATTTATTTTGACAATTATATCAGGGCTCATGCTAGCGGGGGTGCCCGAGCTGGCCAAAGGGGACAGGCTTAGGACCTGTTGGCGCAGGCCTACCAGGGTTCGAATCCCTGCTCCCGCATTAATCCACCATTATTTAATTCATTTGCCGGGGTGGGGTAGGTGGTTATCCTTTGGGACTGTGGATCCCACGACTCGGGTTCGAATCTCGGCCCCGGCCCCATTTTAACATTTACCATTATTTTTTCTAATTTTTCATAATCAGTAAACACAAAAATTTTATTAGGGATTTCCATAATATTATCCAGACATTAATTCGGATGATTAACATGATAAAAATGGAAAAAACATGCAGCTCACCAAAATGCAATGTCATGCACAAAGGTAAGTTGATAGGCTATATGGATGGTGTTGGCCTAATTCAATGGTTTTTAAAGAACAAATATTGTTACAGGGGCTCGTTTTCAAGATTTATAACTGATGATCCTGAATACAACCGATCTGGAATTATAGTGGATATCATCTTTTTAGATAAAAGGATAATGGCTAAAGATGCTAAAATAGAATGGTTAAAGGCTCCTTGTAAAAATGGGACTTTTATCGCTACTAATATGGAGTACAGCGATATTTAATTTTTGATCTCTTTAAAAAATATGGTTTAATTAGTTAGTTTTAGATTTTTTTACATGTTCTCTTTTATTTCTAAATTTTAATTAAAGGTTTATATAGTCTTAAAATTAAGTTATATTAGTTTTTGAATTATTAGATTTGGATTTCAGAGCCGATTTATATGAACAAAAAAGGGTCACGTGTAGAAAGAGAACTGGTTAAAATGCTTTGGAATGCGGATTGTGCAGCCATGAGGGCGCCGGCTTCAGGGGGTGCTACAAAAAAACCATTACCAGATATTATTGCAGGTAATGGGAAGATTTATCTGGCAATTGAAGTTAAATCAACCTCTGCAGAGCATATTTATATTAATTCTGAGAAGATAGTTGGGCTAAGGGAATTTTCA contains:
- the hjc gene encoding Holliday junction resolvase Hjc, which encodes MNKKGSRVERELVKMLWNADCAAMRAPASGGATKKPLPDIIAGNGKIYLAIEVKSTSAEHIYINSEKIVGLREFSEIFGAEPYLGAKFKNKKWRFVHINDLIKTRGDNYKVDVDLAFSKGLEFDELLRKDKQVKFK